In one window of Tellurirhabdus rosea DNA:
- a CDS encoding glutamate synthase subunit beta, translating into MGKPTGFLEFERELPKKRPAQERIHDYKEIEMPHQEADSQKQAARCMDCGTPFCHSGCPLGNIIPEFNDAVYEQNWEYAYEILSSTNNFPEFTGRICPAPCESACVLGINKPPVTIEFIEKSIIEAAFERGLVKPNIPAKRTGKKVAIVGSGPAGMAAAAQLNKAGHWVTVFERADQIGGLVRYGIPDFKLEKRVIDRRLAVMEAEGIVFRTNTNVGVDIKANELLDSFDLVMLTGGSTVPRDLPIPGRDLKGVHFAMEFLSQQNKRVSGTPVMIDHTGTPYANGELLATGKNVVVIGGGDTGSDCVGTSNRHGATSITQIELLPMPPKERHENTPWPHWPMMLRTSTSHEEGCDRHWSINTKAFIGDEAGNLKALRLVNLEWKSENGRMQMVEVPGSERDIPCELALLAAGFLHPQRNGLLTDLGVELDERGNVKATHYQTSVSKVFAAGDMRRGQSLVVWAISEGREAARAADAYLMGESQLEAKAQSLFATV; encoded by the coding sequence ATGGGAAAACCGACTGGATTTTTAGAATTCGAACGTGAGTTGCCGAAGAAACGGCCCGCCCAGGAACGGATTCACGATTATAAGGAAATCGAAATGCCTCACCAGGAGGCGGATTCACAGAAACAGGCCGCCCGCTGCATGGACTGCGGAACGCCCTTCTGCCACAGCGGCTGTCCGCTGGGAAATATTATTCCGGAGTTCAACGATGCGGTGTACGAACAGAACTGGGAATACGCCTACGAAATCCTGTCGTCGACGAACAACTTTCCGGAGTTTACGGGCCGCATCTGCCCCGCTCCCTGCGAAAGCGCCTGCGTGCTGGGCATCAACAAACCGCCCGTCACGATTGAATTCATCGAAAAATCGATCATCGAGGCTGCCTTCGAGCGCGGTCTGGTGAAGCCGAACATTCCGGCCAAACGGACGGGCAAAAAGGTGGCTATCGTGGGCTCCGGCCCGGCAGGTATGGCCGCGGCGGCCCAGCTCAACAAAGCTGGTCACTGGGTGACAGTCTTCGAGCGGGCCGACCAGATCGGCGGGCTGGTCCGTTACGGTATTCCCGATTTCAAACTGGAAAAACGGGTAATCGACCGCCGCCTGGCCGTAATGGAAGCCGAAGGCATTGTCTTCCGGACCAACACCAACGTGGGCGTCGACATCAAGGCCAACGAACTGCTCGACAGCTTTGACCTGGTCATGCTGACGGGCGGCTCTACCGTTCCGCGCGACCTGCCGATTCCGGGCCGTGACCTGAAAGGCGTTCACTTTGCCATGGAGTTCCTGAGCCAGCAGAACAAGCGGGTGTCCGGTACTCCGGTGATGATCGACCATACGGGCACGCCTTATGCCAACGGCGAACTGCTGGCAACGGGCAAGAACGTGGTCGTGATCGGCGGCGGTGACACCGGTTCTGACTGCGTCGGTACGTCGAACCGCCACGGCGCGACATCCATTACCCAGATCGAACTGCTGCCGATGCCGCCGAAAGAACGGCACGAAAATACGCCCTGGCCGCACTGGCCGATGATGCTCCGCACCTCTACCTCGCACGAGGAAGGCTGCGACCGGCACTGGTCGATCAACACGAAAGCGTTTATCGGCGACGAGGCCGGTAACCTGAAAGCGCTCCGCCTGGTCAACCTGGAGTGGAAGTCCGAAAACGGCCGCATGCAGATGGTGGAAGTGCCCGGTTCAGAGCGCGACATTCCCTGCGAACTGGCGCTGCTGGCGGCGGGTTTCCTGCACCCCCAGCGGAACGGTCTGCTGACCGACCTCGGCGTCGAGCTGGACGAGCGCGGCAACGTGAAAGCGACTCATTACCAGACGAGCGTTTCGAAAGTGTTTGCCGCCGGCGACATGCGTCGGGGGCAGTCGCTGGTGGTCTGGGCCATTTCAGAAGGGCGCGAGGCGGCCCGGGCGGCGGATGCCTACCTGATGGGCGAAAGCCAGCTGGAAGCCAAAGCTCAGTCGTTGTTTGCTACAGTTTAA
- a CDS encoding carbonic anhydrase produces the protein MNLFTQVFENNCRWVAEKTKTDPEYFTKLATGQHPEFLYIGCSDSRVTAEDLMGLQPGQVFVHRNVANLVVSTDNNVNAVVQYAVEQLKVKHIIICGHYECGGIKAALHPSDMGQLNSWLQTLRDVYRLHRAELDAIPDEQKRFDRLVELNVLEQCINVIKIDHVQRMWYKTGFPQVHGWVFNVRTGVLKDLGLDMEQVFGDIRSIYDLRPTASE, from the coding sequence ATGAATCTGTTCACTCAGGTTTTCGAAAACAACTGCCGCTGGGTCGCCGAAAAAACCAAAACCGACCCGGAGTATTTTACCAAACTGGCAACGGGCCAGCACCCCGAATTTCTCTACATCGGCTGTTCGGACAGCCGGGTAACGGCCGAGGATTTGATGGGCCTCCAGCCGGGGCAGGTCTTCGTGCACCGCAACGTGGCCAATCTGGTGGTCAGCACCGACAACAACGTGAACGCCGTGGTTCAGTACGCCGTCGAGCAGTTGAAAGTGAAACACATCATCATCTGCGGCCATTATGAGTGCGGCGGCATCAAAGCGGCGCTGCATCCGTCGGACATGGGCCAGCTCAATAGCTGGCTGCAAACCCTCAGAGACGTGTACCGCCTCCACCGCGCGGAGCTGGATGCCATTCCGGACGAGCAGAAGCGGTTTGACCGGCTGGTCGAACTCAATGTGCTGGAACAGTGCATCAACGTCATCAAAATCGATCACGTCCAGCGAATGTGGTACAAAACGGGCTTTCCGCAGGTCCACGGCTGGGTTTTCAACGTCCGGACCGGCGTGCTGAAAGACCTGGGACTGGACATGGAACAGGTGTTCGGCGACATCCGCAGCATTTATGACCTGCGCCCGACTGCCAGCGAGTAA
- a CDS encoding RagB/SusD family nutrient uptake outer membrane protein, which produces MKYTVKFLLVAGALSLGSCSKDYLEAPQPTAQISPDQVFSTPDGARAFFNGIYRRLRSQWINLNETAGNSTDAWGVVSVNLAREMKGDDIINPGGWYQFDYRHENREPTYRRTIFTWAFFYEFINQANIMIDGVQKSNFPEATKTRYIAEARALRAWLYFETIREFQHTYLKDPNAPGIPVYTEPTGIETTGKGRGTVQQVYDQINADIDFAVANLDNSRLLKSNIDKNVALGLQARIALEQGQWAKAETAAIAARQGYALNAAQYKTGFKNIDSEEWMWAFPNTETDGQTLYYGIPNSFFAKAGNGYDNFFINEEFVKKFTTTDVRNLFQPYTSTNVQRKWSTTKFGDDLDFNAAMPMMRVSEMYLIEAEAKAEQGKQAAAADVLYTLQKNRDPQAVKSAAATKAALIDEILLERRKELYGELGIQFLDVKRRQLPLVRTGNHSPAFKFNIPANDPRFVLKIPFREIDANPNINPEDQNQ; this is translated from the coding sequence ATGAAATATACTGTTAAATTCCTGTTGGTAGCCGGGGCGCTCAGCCTGGGTTCCTGCTCGAAAGATTACCTGGAAGCACCCCAGCCGACGGCGCAGATTTCGCCGGATCAGGTGTTCTCGACCCCGGACGGGGCAAGGGCGTTCTTCAACGGCATCTACCGCCGTCTGCGGAGCCAGTGGATCAACCTCAACGAAACCGCCGGTAACTCGACGGATGCCTGGGGCGTCGTGTCGGTGAACCTCGCCCGCGAAATGAAAGGCGACGACATCATCAACCCCGGCGGCTGGTACCAGTTCGATTACCGCCACGAAAACCGCGAGCCGACCTACCGCCGGACGATCTTCACCTGGGCGTTCTTCTATGAGTTCATCAACCAGGCGAACATCATGATCGACGGCGTGCAGAAGAGCAACTTCCCCGAGGCGACCAAAACCCGCTACATCGCGGAGGCACGGGCGCTGCGGGCATGGCTGTACTTCGAGACCATCCGTGAGTTCCAGCACACCTACCTGAAAGACCCCAACGCGCCGGGTATTCCGGTGTATACGGAGCCGACGGGCATCGAAACGACCGGCAAAGGCCGCGGCACGGTGCAGCAGGTGTACGACCAGATCAACGCCGACATCGACTTCGCCGTAGCCAATCTGGACAACAGCCGGTTGCTGAAAAGCAACATCGACAAGAATGTAGCGCTGGGTCTGCAGGCCCGGATTGCGCTGGAGCAGGGCCAGTGGGCCAAAGCCGAAACGGCCGCCATCGCCGCCCGTCAGGGATACGCGTTGAACGCCGCTCAGTACAAAACCGGCTTCAAGAACATCGACAGCGAAGAATGGATGTGGGCGTTCCCGAACACGGAAACCGACGGACAGACGCTGTACTACGGCATTCCGAACTCATTCTTCGCCAAGGCGGGGAACGGCTACGACAACTTCTTCATCAACGAGGAGTTCGTGAAGAAATTCACGACGACGGACGTTCGTAACCTGTTCCAGCCATACACGTCTACCAACGTACAGCGCAAGTGGTCTACCACGAAGTTTGGCGATGACCTGGACTTCAACGCGGCCATGCCGATGATGCGGGTTTCGGAAATGTATCTGATCGAAGCCGAAGCGAAGGCCGAGCAGGGCAAACAGGCCGCCGCCGCTGACGTGCTGTACACGTTGCAAAAAAACCGCGATCCGCAGGCGGTGAAGTCGGCCGCCGCAACCAAAGCCGCGCTGATCGACGAAATCCTGCTGGAGCGCCGGAAAGAACTGTATGGCGAGCTGGGGATTCAGTTCCTGGATGTGAAGCGTCGGCAACTGCCGCTCGTCCGGACGGGGAACCATTCACCGGCCTTCAAGTTCAACATCCCGGCCAATGACCCGCGGTTTGTGCTGAAGATTCCGTTCCGGGAAATCGACGCCAATCCGAACATCAATCCGGAAGACCAGAACCAGTAA
- a CDS encoding SusC/RagA family TonB-linked outer membrane protein — protein MRKILWLSAVVLLVLTGWQGRAQGISVSGKVTTAEEDMGLPGVTVLVKGSTNGTTTAADGSYRLNAADNATLVFSFVGYTSQEVPVSGRSTVNVKLAADVKSLQEVVVVAYGQQTRKAITGSVSAINADQIRSQQIVSATQALQGTAPGVQIVNSSGQPGENPIIRIRGVGSINAASDPLIVVDGVPFQGNINAINPADIESMSVLKDASASALYGSRAANGVIIITTKGGKKGTPEINLYSTFGVSSRAVKEYPFVNSQQMFELGWEALRNEAQIAKLPNPEQYATDNLVDEMRYNPFGIAKPVGLDGKLVAGTPLLWNTDWEKELTNQNAARREVGVNISGGTDKLRYFLSSGYLNQDGYLITSNFDRINTRLNLTSDVRDWLQVGLRSQFVFSNQNSPDQGGTSYSNVVQYIRNMSSIYPVYQRDDQGQVILDEAGQPIWDFGRPNADRAVNVGRNTLQPSNLLASTLLDDRDRRRFTSSINAFAEVRPFEGFRLKTTFGLDRYTLNQMDYENPKFGNGESVNGRLFRRNDLTTSWTWNNMAAYTKEFNGHMIDVMASIEAYNFQFERLDAQKSGFPFGGLKEFNSGAKLEDISGYTDRERILSYLSRAVYSFRDKYFLEGTVRWDGSSRFSPEGNRRWGFFPSLGASWVISEEPFMKAISPISFLKARASYGSLGNNNLNSYFPYQSLYGTGYNDLEYSGIYFTRLANPAISWEKQAAFNAGVDFGLFQDRIRGNVEYYQKNTFDLLFSRPLVLSSGIPAVDENVGNLRNSGVEFSINTVNVKTKDLTWETGFNITTVKNRITKLPAGQEKIRTGSFQREVGKSVYEFYIPTYAGVDAQTGDPLWYKDVLDANGNPTGERTTVNQYANASFYYQGSAIPTWLGGLSSKLTYKNFDLSILFNFSGGNKILDSDYQGLMHGLSGGMGDQMHTDILNRWQKPGDNTDVPRLNRNSTDITSTSSRFLFSGDYARLRNVTLGYNVNLPVKFIKAARVYVQADNYLTLTKAKKGLDPETANASRVPNGTTNNNSSLFKTLSGGINFTF, from the coding sequence ATGAGAAAAATTCTATGGCTGTCGGCTGTGGTACTCCTGGTACTGACCGGCTGGCAGGGACGGGCGCAGGGCATTTCTGTGTCCGGTAAAGTGACCACGGCCGAGGAGGACATGGGCCTTCCCGGGGTGACCGTTCTGGTGAAAGGAAGCACCAACGGAACCACCACCGCCGCCGACGGGTCCTACCGCCTCAACGCGGCCGACAATGCGACGCTGGTTTTTTCCTTCGTTGGGTACACCTCCCAGGAAGTGCCCGTGAGCGGCCGTTCTACCGTTAATGTAAAGCTCGCTGCCGACGTAAAATCCCTCCAGGAAGTAGTTGTGGTGGCTTACGGCCAGCAAACCCGGAAAGCCATCACGGGTTCGGTTTCGGCCATCAACGCCGACCAGATTCGCTCCCAGCAGATCGTTTCCGCTACGCAGGCCCTCCAAGGGACGGCGCCGGGCGTTCAGATTGTCAACTCTTCGGGCCAGCCGGGCGAAAACCCGATCATCCGGATTCGCGGGGTCGGCTCCATCAACGCGGCTTCTGACCCGCTGATCGTCGTGGACGGGGTGCCTTTCCAGGGCAACATCAACGCCATCAACCCGGCCGATATCGAAAGCATGAGCGTCCTGAAAGACGCCTCGGCTTCGGCGCTGTACGGTTCGCGGGCGGCCAACGGCGTCATCATCATTACAACTAAGGGCGGTAAAAAAGGCACGCCGGAGATCAACCTGTACTCTACCTTCGGGGTTTCTTCCCGCGCGGTCAAGGAGTATCCGTTTGTGAATTCCCAGCAGATGTTCGAACTCGGCTGGGAAGCGCTGCGTAACGAAGCCCAGATTGCCAAGCTGCCGAATCCGGAACAGTACGCCACGGACAACCTCGTGGACGAAATGCGCTACAACCCGTTTGGGATCGCCAAGCCGGTCGGGCTGGACGGTAAGCTCGTGGCCGGTACGCCGCTGCTGTGGAATACGGATTGGGAAAAAGAACTGACCAACCAGAACGCGGCTCGCCGCGAAGTGGGCGTCAACATCTCCGGCGGTACGGACAAGCTCCGCTACTTCCTGTCATCGGGCTACCTCAACCAGGACGGGTACCTGATCACCTCGAACTTCGACCGGATCAACACGCGCCTGAACCTGACCTCCGATGTACGCGACTGGCTGCAGGTTGGTCTGCGTTCGCAGTTCGTGTTCTCGAACCAGAACTCGCCGGACCAGGGTGGTACGTCGTACAGCAACGTGGTGCAGTACATCCGCAACATGTCGTCGATTTACCCGGTTTACCAGCGCGACGACCAGGGCCAAGTGATTCTGGACGAAGCCGGTCAGCCGATCTGGGACTTTGGCCGTCCGAACGCCGACCGCGCCGTGAACGTGGGCCGGAATACGCTCCAGCCGTCGAACCTGCTCGCCAGCACGCTGCTCGACGACCGCGACCGTCGCCGGTTTACGTCGTCCATCAACGCTTTTGCCGAAGTGCGCCCGTTTGAAGGATTCCGCCTGAAAACGACGTTTGGTCTGGATCGGTACACGCTGAATCAGATGGATTACGAAAACCCAAAATTCGGGAACGGGGAAAGCGTGAACGGCCGTCTGTTCCGCCGCAACGACCTGACGACTTCGTGGACCTGGAACAACATGGCCGCCTATACGAAGGAGTTCAACGGCCACATGATCGACGTGATGGCCAGCATCGAGGCTTACAACTTTCAGTTTGAGCGTCTGGATGCCCAGAAATCAGGTTTCCCGTTTGGTGGTCTGAAAGAATTTAACTCCGGTGCTAAACTGGAAGACATCAGCGGTTATACGGATCGGGAGCGCATCCTGTCGTACCTGAGCCGGGCGGTGTACTCCTTCCGCGACAAGTACTTCCTCGAAGGAACGGTACGCTGGGACGGATCGAGCCGTTTCTCACCGGAAGGCAACCGCCGCTGGGGCTTCTTCCCCTCGCTGGGTGCTTCCTGGGTGATTTCGGAAGAGCCGTTCATGAAAGCGATTTCTCCGATCAGCTTCCTGAAAGCCCGGGCTTCTTACGGTTCGCTGGGGAACAACAACCTGAACAGCTACTTCCCGTACCAGAGCCTTTACGGCACGGGTTACAACGACCTCGAATACTCGGGTATCTACTTCACGCGTCTGGCCAACCCGGCCATTTCCTGGGAAAAGCAGGCGGCCTTCAACGCCGGGGTGGACTTTGGTCTGTTCCAGGATCGTATCCGCGGTAACGTAGAATACTACCAGAAGAATACCTTCGACCTCCTGTTCAGCCGTCCGCTGGTGCTGTCTTCGGGTATTCCGGCAGTAGATGAGAACGTCGGTAACCTGCGGAACTCAGGGGTTGAATTCTCGATCAATACGGTGAACGTGAAGACCAAAGATTTGACCTGGGAAACGGGCTTCAACATTACGACGGTGAAAAACCGCATCACGAAGCTGCCGGCAGGGCAGGAGAAAATCCGGACGGGCTCCTTCCAGCGCGAAGTGGGCAAGTCGGTGTACGAGTTCTACATCCCGACCTATGCCGGGGTAGACGCGCAGACGGGTGATCCGCTATGGTACAAAGACGTGCTGGACGCCAACGGCAACCCGACGGGCGAACGGACGACGGTGAACCAGTACGCCAACGCCTCATTCTACTACCAGGGTTCGGCTATCCCGACCTGGCTGGGCGGTCTGAGCTCGAAACTGACGTACAAGAACTTCGATCTGTCGATCCTGTTCAACTTCTCGGGCGGAAACAAGATTCTGGACAGCGACTACCAGGGCCTGATGCACGGCCTCTCGGGTGGAATGGGCGACCAGATGCACACGGACATCCTGAACCGCTGGCAGAAGCCGGGCGACAACACGGACGTGCCGCGCCTGAACCGCAACAGCACCGACATCACCAGCACCTCGTCGCGCTTCCTGTTCTCGGGCGACTACGCCCGTCTGCGGAACGTTACGCTGGGCTACAACGTGAACCTGCCGGTGAAGTTCATCAAAGCGGCCCGCGTGTATGTTCAGGCGGACAACTACCTGACGCTGACGAAGGCGAAGAAGGGTCTCGATCCCGAAACGGCCAACGCCAGCCGCGTTCCGAACGGGACGACGAACAACAACTCGTCGCTGTTCAAGACGCTGTCCGGCGGCATTAACTTCACATTCTAA
- a CDS encoding response regulator, with product MMTMTAPQPSRTPQTIRICIVEDDNLIRDGFALLINSTYGYKIVNTYQRCEDALKNLEVDAPDVVLMDINLPGMSGIEGIIRIKKIRPKTNIIVVTVYENDDLVFKALCAGAGGYLTKNMQPTRLLEAIRDIMEGGAPMSTNIARMVVASFQKNRNSPLTARETEVLELLAKGKSYTTIAEQLFVDKETVRSHIKNIYWKLEVHSKAEAIEKAIRDKLI from the coding sequence ATGATGACAATGACTGCCCCCCAGCCGTCGCGAACTCCGCAGACGATCCGAATCTGCATTGTGGAAGATGATAACCTCATCCGCGACGGGTTTGCCTTATTAATTAATAGTACGTACGGTTATAAGATAGTCAATACCTACCAGCGCTGCGAGGATGCGCTGAAAAATCTGGAGGTCGATGCTCCAGATGTGGTGCTGATGGACATCAATCTGCCCGGCATGAGCGGGATTGAAGGCATTATCCGCATCAAGAAGATCAGGCCCAAGACCAACATCATCGTCGTGACGGTGTATGAGAACGATGATCTGGTTTTCAAGGCGTTATGTGCCGGAGCGGGTGGTTATCTGACCAAGAACATGCAGCCTACGCGCCTGCTCGAAGCCATTCGGGACATCATGGAGGGTGGCGCTCCGATGAGTACCAACATTGCCCGGATGGTCGTCGCCTCGTTCCAGAAGAACCGGAATTCGCCGCTGACGGCCCGCGAAACGGAGGTGCTGGAATTACTGGCAAAAGGCAAAAGTTACACCACCATCGCCGAGCAGTTGTTTGTCGATAAGGAAACGGTGCGGTCGCATATTAAGAATATTTACTGGAAACTGGAGGTTCACTCTAAGGCAGAGGCCATTGAAAAAGCCATTCGCGACAAATTGATTTAA
- a CDS encoding ligand-binding sensor domain-containing protein, with protein sequence MSYRIILLLATLLWVSPGQAQKAEVFLDQLTVENGLSQSQVRCVLKDNRGFMWLGTQDGLNRYDGYQMTVYKHDPFDSTSLCGDDIRSLAEDRDGFLWIGTTNGLCRFDPRTNRFLRLKKQIPLRARFSALFVNALVPDAFGSLWLGTNQGLKRLIPDGRGDYRSVSVPVGGTPDSSDEFIHSLTVGPGHALWIGSGGGLARLTMCPVKAAAETRCRVDRIPLPLPNPVVKALAVDAFGSLWIGTPEGLAHIDPSTGRLMEDGAAAAIGRKDVSALLASPGKMLWVGTYGAGISRFRLTAPGKAEFLGTIQQELFTRHGLKSGSIECLYTGPSPDEDLVWIGTYGAGAHLYSRSKNTFRYWKTITDQEQSSTAGMVFSITTDRTGNLWLGTYDGLQRFNRATGASQRYRHQPGNPASLSSDRINALLETRDGTFWVGTDRGLHRFDRQTNTFRAFVLQPLEKDPMRRTGATVLSLFEDRAGNLWVGCALRLYRIAARTGAITVYEYSPKDPTSLRAYMVSSIREDRAGYLWIGTWVGLNKLDPRTGRISHFETKPEDPASLISNQVLCILHDHRNQLWICSSKGLSRLISDGKKPRFVHYTERNGLPNALVYGALEDGRGRIWVSTNYGLSCLDPQTGRFQNFAASDGPGINEFNMNAYHRSADGTLFYGGVGMAISFRPDQLVENRHRPPIVLTGFRKFDRTLNADSLMARRGRIEIRPGESFFAFAFAALDFTNPAQNQYAYQLEGFRDEWIPLGTQREISFTNLKPGEYTLKVKGSNNNGVWSDSGNAPNGILQIPITVLPPFWQTWWFMAAVLVLVAFTIWLIYTIRVRRQVRHLLELEKVKIAESERVRKLAAQDLHDEFGNTITRISMLTEIIRAQLNGRAEEVTPLLTKISDNTNRLYQGTRDFIWAINPEHDNLYEIAIRLKDFGDDIFDRTETEFRAHGITEDLRQAVLPMGASRHLIFLFKEAMSNTLKHARAPLGQLYFRAEKDRIEVIWEDTGVGLPVNEVHTGNGLLNIQSRAERIEGKVDIQTKKGGGTAIIFSLFLTQNGG encoded by the coding sequence ATGTCGTATAGAATAATTTTACTGCTTGCCACCCTGCTCTGGGTGTCGCCGGGGCAGGCCCAGAAGGCCGAGGTGTTTCTGGACCAGCTTACGGTCGAAAACGGCCTTTCGCAGAGCCAGGTCCGATGTGTGCTGAAGGATAACCGGGGATTTATGTGGCTCGGAACGCAGGATGGACTCAACCGCTACGACGGCTACCAGATGACCGTCTACAAACACGACCCCTTCGACAGTACTTCCCTTTGCGGCGATGACATCCGGTCGCTGGCCGAAGACCGCGACGGCTTTCTCTGGATCGGTACCACCAACGGCCTGTGCCGCTTTGACCCCCGCACCAACCGTTTTCTCCGGTTAAAAAAACAGATTCCGCTGCGGGCGCGCTTTTCGGCCCTGTTCGTGAACGCCCTCGTTCCGGATGCCTTTGGTTCGCTCTGGCTGGGAACAAACCAGGGATTGAAGCGCCTCATTCCGGATGGCCGGGGCGATTACCGGTCCGTATCCGTGCCGGTCGGAGGAACGCCCGACAGTTCCGATGAGTTTATTCACTCCCTCACCGTGGGCCCCGGCCATGCGCTCTGGATTGGCTCGGGTGGGGGCCTCGCCCGCCTGACGATGTGTCCGGTCAAGGCCGCTGCCGAAACCCGGTGCCGGGTTGACCGGATTCCGCTTCCGCTGCCAAACCCGGTCGTCAAGGCGCTGGCCGTCGATGCGTTTGGCAGCCTGTGGATCGGAACGCCGGAAGGACTGGCCCACATCGACCCGTCGACCGGCCGGCTGATGGAGGACGGGGCCGCGGCGGCGATTGGCCGGAAAGATGTAAGCGCCCTGCTGGCGTCGCCGGGAAAAATGCTCTGGGTCGGGACGTACGGGGCCGGAATCAGCCGCTTCCGCCTCACCGCTCCCGGAAAAGCCGAGTTTCTGGGCACCATCCAGCAAGAACTGTTCACCCGCCACGGACTGAAGTCCGGCTCCATCGAATGCCTCTATACCGGCCCCAGCCCCGACGAAGACCTGGTCTGGATCGGAACGTACGGGGCCGGGGCGCACTTGTACAGCCGCTCGAAAAACACCTTTCGCTACTGGAAAACAATCACCGACCAGGAACAGTCGTCCACGGCCGGCATGGTGTTTTCCATCACGACCGACCGGACCGGCAATCTCTGGCTGGGAACCTACGACGGCCTGCAACGCTTCAACCGGGCGACGGGAGCCAGCCAGCGGTATCGCCACCAGCCCGGCAACCCGGCCAGCCTCAGCAGCGACCGGATCAATGCCTTGCTCGAAACCCGCGACGGCACGTTCTGGGTGGGAACCGACCGGGGCCTGCACCGCTTCGACCGCCAGACCAACACGTTCCGGGCGTTCGTACTGCAGCCGCTGGAAAAAGACCCGATGCGCAGGACCGGGGCTACGGTGCTGAGCCTGTTTGAAGACCGGGCGGGCAACCTCTGGGTCGGCTGTGCGCTGCGGCTGTACCGGATCGCCGCCCGCACGGGAGCCATTACCGTCTATGAATACAGCCCGAAAGACCCGACCAGCCTGAGGGCCTACATGGTGTCGAGCATCCGCGAGGACCGGGCCGGTTACCTCTGGATCGGAACCTGGGTGGGACTCAACAAGCTCGACCCCCGAACCGGCCGAATCAGCCATTTCGAAACCAAGCCCGAAGATCCGGCCAGTCTCATCAGCAACCAGGTCCTTTGCATTCTGCACGACCACCGGAACCAGCTCTGGATATGCAGCAGTAAAGGACTGAGCCGGTTGATTTCGGACGGAAAGAAGCCGCGATTTGTGCATTATACCGAACGGAACGGGCTACCCAACGCCCTGGTTTACGGTGCGCTGGAAGACGGCCGAGGACGCATCTGGGTGAGCACCAACTACGGGCTTTCGTGCCTCGACCCGCAGACCGGCCGCTTTCAGAATTTCGCCGCCTCCGACGGGCCGGGCATCAACGAGTTCAACATGAACGCCTACCACCGCAGCGCCGACGGAACGCTCTTCTATGGCGGGGTCGGCATGGCGATCAGCTTTCGGCCCGATCAGCTGGTCGAGAACCGGCACCGGCCGCCGATTGTGCTGACCGGTTTCCGCAAATTCGACCGGACGCTCAACGCCGACAGCCTGATGGCGCGGCGGGGCCGGATCGAAATCCGGCCGGGCGAAAGTTTCTTTGCCTTCGCGTTTGCCGCGCTCGATTTTACCAATCCGGCCCAGAACCAGTATGCCTACCAGCTGGAAGGTTTCCGGGACGAATGGATTCCGCTCGGAACGCAGCGGGAAATCAGCTTTACCAACCTGAAGCCCGGCGAATACACCCTTAAAGTGAAGGGGTCCAACAACAACGGCGTCTGGAGCGATTCCGGGAACGCGCCCAATGGCATTCTTCAGATTCCCATCACCGTGCTGCCGCCTTTCTGGCAGACCTGGTGGTTTATGGCCGCCGTCCTGGTGCTGGTGGCGTTTACCATCTGGCTGATTTACACCATTCGGGTACGGCGGCAGGTGCGGCACCTGCTCGAACTGGAGAAGGTCAAAATTGCCGAAAGCGAACGGGTCCGTAAACTCGCGGCCCAGGACCTGCACGATGAATTCGGCAACACGATCACCCGCATCTCGATGCTGACCGAAATCATCCGGGCGCAGCTGAACGGACGGGCCGAGGAAGTGACGCCGCTGCTGACGAAGATCAGCGACAACACCAACCGCCTCTACCAGGGAACCCGGGATTTTATCTGGGCCATCAATCCCGAACACGACAACCTGTACGAGATTGCCATCCGGCTCAAGGACTTCGGCGACGACATCTTCGACCGGACCGAAACCGAATTCCGCGCGCATGGCATCACGGAGGATTTGCGTCAGGCGGTGCTGCCGATGGGGGCCAGCCGCCACCTGATTTTTCTGTTCAAGGAAGCCATGAGCAACACGCTCAAACACGCCCGGGCGCCGCTGGGCCAGCTGTATTTCCGGGCCGAAAAAGACCGGATCGAGGTGATCTGGGAAGATACCGGCGTGGGGCTTCCGGTGAACGAAGTCCATACCGGAAACGGGTTGCTGAACATCCAGAGCCGCGCGGAACGCATCGAGGGAAAGGTCGATATCCAGACAAAAAAAGGGGGAGGAACCGCAATTATTTTTAGCTTGTTTCTAACCCAGAATGGGGGATAA